One stretch of Fictibacillus sp. b24 DNA includes these proteins:
- a CDS encoding ATP-binding protein has translation MSNYFRRSLGRQVIIINLVFVFLLLAGMVSLRLYHVNLTNSLDHAISAKQEKLNFVSNMKENLNSIMFDSRGYFAFGSEAFIEQIGKKEEQIKADLVTFEKKYNSDKDEEILAEVRLFTDSYFNELLPKAIEFRRNGQIDEIVKMSQQDGGTQKVNNVLSSLENYKVDIQEDIDETYSKKDQKTSVSQLIYFSFLIFMVLAFLGLIRMMVKRFGSPLREIANVSSQITKGDHIDKIPYTDRLDEIGVLSQAFEKMIRGIQNNEQELIAQNEELAAQQDELNEQQEKLREALSTTEQNEKMLLRMNSFIHSISNTLDKHQLLKSIVNNMVEITYSSKGLIWLIDGSETATVGLSDSERIQFLEHFPESGMLVRLKESTLSYQVMRDTSRSEKGYIESPFKSGDLYIPIFSGKREILAVIVLTRIGSSYSCDEVTEYQGLARQVALSLEKLKLYEDSEKQRVTMKNVMNSIHEGIQLIDNDGNIISSNQKFCEFMNCDNPEQLTSMGFEEWTNRLKGRVHGAHKLLSFIENAVHEKNDIGISYVFELEGEVKRVIQIYSESLIQNDTKLGTVIVYRDITKEYEVDQMKSEFVTTVSHELRTPLSSVLGFTELMLTRELKPERQKKYLTTIHQEAFRLTSLINDFLDVQKMESGNQEFDKKYHSILPIIEDVIDVQKVNSEKHVFDIDVQTEKLSVFGDRDKLSQVFMNLISNAVKYSPEGGKVLVTLRNNENHLIIDIKDEGLGIPKSAIGNLFTKFYRVDNSDRRKIGGTGLGLAIVKEIVKVHQGHISVESNLGEGSTFTVVFPVIDDVYVNASLTQTKGQKVDIIIIEDDRHLAGLITEELMEHGFHIAQFNNGEDAVKMVEETKPEAIVLDILLEGKMDGWQVIQSLKSNPVTKDIPIFISSALDEKQRGLNLGAAGYLIKPYQPSQLTSSILQVMLNKEKNGHILIPEEPSQTKD, from the coding sequence GTGAGTAATTATTTTAGACGAAGCTTGGGCAGGCAAGTAATTATCATCAACTTAGTGTTTGTGTTTTTGCTTCTTGCTGGAATGGTATCGCTGAGGCTTTACCATGTAAACTTAACGAACTCCCTTGATCACGCGATTTCGGCAAAACAAGAGAAATTAAATTTTGTATCAAACATGAAAGAGAACTTAAACTCGATCATGTTTGACTCGAGAGGCTATTTTGCGTTTGGATCCGAAGCATTTATTGAGCAGATCGGAAAGAAGGAAGAACAGATCAAGGCAGATCTTGTGACGTTTGAAAAGAAATACAACTCTGATAAAGACGAAGAAATTTTAGCCGAAGTAAGGCTGTTCACGGACAGTTATTTCAATGAGTTGCTGCCAAAAGCCATCGAATTCAGAAGAAACGGACAGATCGATGAAATTGTTAAAATGTCTCAACAAGATGGCGGGACACAGAAAGTAAATAATGTGCTCTCATCCTTAGAAAATTACAAAGTTGATATTCAGGAAGATATTGACGAGACATACAGTAAGAAAGATCAAAAAACAAGTGTGAGTCAGCTTATTTATTTTTCGTTTCTAATCTTTATGGTCCTCGCCTTTTTAGGGCTAATCCGTATGATGGTGAAACGATTTGGAAGTCCGTTGCGTGAGATCGCAAATGTTTCATCCCAAATCACAAAGGGTGATCATATAGACAAAATTCCTTACACCGACCGGCTCGATGAAATCGGTGTGCTCTCTCAAGCATTTGAAAAAATGATTAGAGGCATACAAAATAATGAACAAGAACTGATCGCACAGAACGAAGAACTGGCTGCTCAGCAGGACGAACTAAACGAACAGCAAGAAAAGCTTCGAGAAGCACTATCGACAACGGAACAGAATGAAAAGATGCTTCTCCGAATGAACTCTTTTATTCACTCCATTTCCAATACACTTGATAAGCATCAGCTTTTAAAGAGCATCGTCAATAACATGGTGGAGATCACTTATTCAAGTAAAGGATTAATTTGGTTGATTGATGGCAGCGAAACAGCTACTGTAGGGCTGTCAGATAGTGAGCGAATTCAGTTTTTAGAACACTTTCCTGAGTCTGGAATGTTAGTCAGGCTAAAGGAAAGCACCTTATCGTATCAAGTGATGAGAGATACATCACGATCAGAAAAAGGATATATTGAATCACCGTTTAAGTCAGGTGATTTATATATTCCTATTTTCTCAGGGAAACGTGAAATCTTGGCTGTTATCGTTCTTACACGTATAGGTTCATCCTATTCGTGTGATGAGGTAACAGAATACCAAGGTCTAGCCCGTCAAGTTGCTCTTTCACTAGAGAAACTGAAGCTGTATGAAGATAGTGAGAAACAGCGTGTTACCATGAAAAATGTAATGAACAGCATTCATGAGGGAATTCAACTTATTGATAACGACGGGAATATCATCTCTTCTAATCAAAAGTTTTGTGAGTTTATGAATTGCGATAACCCGGAACAATTAACGAGCATGGGCTTTGAGGAGTGGACCAACCGTTTGAAAGGGAGGGTTCATGGAGCTCATAAACTTCTATCATTTATTGAGAACGCGGTTCACGAAAAGAACGACATCGGCATCTCATACGTGTTTGAACTAGAAGGTGAAGTAAAGAGAGTCATTCAAATCTATTCAGAAAGTCTTATTCAAAATGATACGAAGCTCGGTACGGTCATTGTGTACCGTGATATCACAAAAGAATATGAAGTCGATCAAATGAAGTCAGAGTTCGTAACGACTGTCAGCCACGAACTCCGCACGCCTTTGTCGAGCGTACTTGGATTTACAGAATTGATGCTGACACGTGAGTTAAAACCAGAGCGGCAGAAGAAATACTTAACGACCATTCACCAAGAGGCTTTCAGGCTTACGTCTCTGATAAACGATTTTCTTGACGTTCAGAAAATGGAGAGCGGTAATCAAGAGTTCGATAAGAAGTATCACTCTATCTTACCGATTATTGAAGACGTAATTGATGTTCAGAAGGTGAATAGCGAAAAGCACGTGTTTGACATTGATGTCCAAACGGAAAAGCTATCGGTATTCGGTGACCGAGACAAGCTTTCTCAAGTGTTCATGAACTTGATCTCTAACGCTGTAAAATATTCACCTGAAGGCGGAAAAGTTCTGGTCACCTTACGCAATAATGAAAATCATCTGATCATAGATATAAAAGATGAGGGTCTTGGAATTCCTAAGTCTGCGATTGGTAATCTGTTTACGAAATTCTACAGAGTGGATAACTCTGACCGCAGGAAGATCGGCGGTACAGGACTTGGTCTTGCCATCGTTAAAGAGATCGTTAAAGTACACCAAGGTCATATCTCTGTTGAATCCAACTTAGGTGAAGGAAGTACGTTTACCGTAGTGTTCCCGGTCATTGATGATGTGTATGTGAATGCCTCACTAACTCAGACGAAGGGGCAGAAGGTGGATATCATTATCATTGAGGATGACAGGCACCTCGCAGGACTGATAACGGAAGAGTTAATGGAGCACGGATTTCATATCGCGCAGTTCAACAATGGTGAAGATGCAGTGAAGATGGTTGAAGAAACGAAGCCAGAAGCGATCGTTCTTGATATTTTACTAGAAGGTAAAATGGATGGCTGGCAAGTAATCCAATCGCTAAAAAGTAATCCGGTCACTAAGGACATTCCAATCTTTATTTCCTCAGCACTTGATGAAAAGCAAAGAGGACTTAATTTAGGTGCAGCAGGGTACTTGATCAAACCGTATCAGCCAAGCCAGTTGACGTCATCTATTTTGCAAGTGATGTTGAACAAAGAGAAAAACGGACATATTCTCATACCAGAAGAACCAAGTCAAACAAAAGATTAA
- a CDS encoding response regulator → MARILLAEDEEILRMLVLDTLEDEGYEIDEAADGQEAYERLSENDYDLVILDYMMPRMTGLEVVEKTRTVLKKKEIKMMILSAKNQQSDRERMKEAGADYFMSKPFSPQQLIETIGEILGE, encoded by the coding sequence ATGGCGAGAATTCTTTTGGCAGAGGATGAAGAAATTTTACGCATGCTCGTTCTTGATACGCTAGAAGACGAAGGATATGAGATTGATGAGGCAGCAGACGGTCAGGAAGCGTATGAAAGACTGTCAGAGAACGACTACGATCTTGTCATATTGGATTATATGATGCCGCGTATGACAGGGCTTGAGGTTGTTGAGAAAACGAGGACGGTATTAAAAAAGAAAGAGATTAAGATGATGATTCTTTCAGCAAAAAATCAACAATCGGACCGGGAACGGATGAAGGAAGCGGGGGCTGATTACTTCATGTCAAAGCCGTTCAGTCCGCAGCAGCTCATTGAAACGATAGGGGAGATCTTAGGTGAGTAA